From the genome of Arthrobacter sp. SLBN-122:
CACGCTGTAGCCAGGGCTGAGCCGGGCCTCACCGTTGGAGGGCTGGTCCAGCCCGGCCATGATCTTGAGGATGGTGGACTTACCGGCACCGTTCGGGCCCACAACACCAATCTTGGCGCCCGGGAAGAAGGACATGCTTACGTCATCAAGAATGAGTTTTTCGCCAACAGCCTTGCGGGCCTTGGTCATTGTGTAGATAAATTCCGCCATGGTCTCAAATCTAGTGGGTTGGCGGGCAGATCTCACATTTGCAGCCGACGGGTTATCCGGATCAGGAACCCACGAAGCACTTGCCGCTGGCCAGTACCGGAAGGACCGTAACGGTCACGGCGCCTTCACGTACCTGCCCAATGACGCAGTCCTTGCCCTCCAGCACGGCCGCTTCGATGGCGTCCGCCTCCAGTCCGGTGGGAGTCCGGCTTTGCGAGACCTGGAGAGCCGACGCTGCGATGCCCGCTCCGGTCAGGGCGTCGCTGACCTGGGCAGTAGCCGGTTTCGGCATCCCAGTGGCCAGTTTGGTCAGGGTATCCGTTACGGTCCGTTTCACCGTGTCGGTTGCGGCAGCTGCGGCCGCTGACGCACCGCCGGATGTATCGGCCAGCGGTTCGCTACTGGCGCCGGCGCCTTGCCCCGCAGGGCCGGTGGCCTGCGTGGTCGGCTGCTTGGCATCAGGGCCGGCAGCCGCTGCCGGAGACGATGCCCCTCCGCTGCTGTCCTCGGTTGCCGCTCCGTTCCCGGAGGGCCCGGCAACACAGCCTGACAGGAGACTGGCCAGGACGGCGCATGCAAGTGCTGCACCCGCCCGATTGTTCTGCCGGCGGTAAGGGGTGGGACGCATGGTGTCATTGTGCCATGGCTGCCGGCATGAACCGGCTGGGCGGCTGAGATCTGCAGGAGCCAGGGATACACGGGCCTCGAGGGCCATTCGCGCACCGGGCAACGCCACATTGGGCTTTTTCGTCGGCCAGCAAGTCGGCAACCGGCTTGATGTCGTCCTGGTTTGGCCGGGCGGGCGGAGGACGGCCGGGGGTGCCGCCATTCAGCCCGCCCGGGACTGGAGGGGAACGCTGATACCTGATGCTTCTTTCCTAGACTTCGGCCAGTTCCCCCGTTTCAAGGTCAAGGGAGGCGAGGCCTCCGTCGTTGTCCTCAACGACAATGGCGGCAGGGCCGTGGTCTTCGGGATTTTCGTCTTCGCGGTCTTCCGGCTCGTCCGGCATCTGGTCCATTCCGGGGACGTCCTCCGGGGCGGGCGGCTGCTCCACCAGGGAGAGTGCCGGCCTGGAAGCGGTCCGGATGAAGTTTGCCGATCCAAACGTGAGGTCGTGCCCCACGGCGTCGGCGTCGATGATGGTGGAGTGGTACACCCGCCCGTCCTTTTCCCAGGTGCGGATCTTCAGCTTGCCCACGACGATGACCGGCTGGCCCTTCCTGATGCTGCAGCCCAGGGTTCCGGCAAGCTGGCGGTAGCCCTGCACCGTGAACCAGTTGGTGTGCCCGTCGCCCCAGGTCCTGGATTCGCGGTCAAAACGGCGTGTGGTGGAGCCGATGCGGAAGGAAGCTGTTGCCACTCCCCCCGGCGTGGTGGAACTGGTTATCTCCGTGGCCACGAAGCCCCGGATGGTGATCGATTCGCTCATGTCTATGTCCTGTCTGGATGGTGGCGCCTGTAGCAGGCAAGACCAGCATCGCGCCGGACAACAGCGGGCAGGAGGTACATGTTGTTCTATGTGGACAACGTTCCTGCGGACAGCGGATGTGGAGGAGGAGTGGCCGCGTGATGACACGGCCGGCAGCCGGGCAATGTAAACTTTTTGAGGCGCCGGCCTGATGGCCGGAAGTCAACGCCTCAGTAGCTCAGGGGATAGAGCAGCGGCCTTCTAATCCGCCGGTCGGGGGTTCGATTCCCTCCTGGGGCACCGCGTGGTGAGTTGGGACTTCCTTCGCGGATGTTTCGAGTTATCCGTAACACCCCGGTCTTCGGACCGGGGTGTTCTTTGCCCCGATTTTCGTGGTTGGTAGTTTCCGGTGGGTTCGATGGTGATTTCTCCGGTGGCCGCGTCGCTGATGATGACACCTGCCTGGTGGATGAGCACCGGGAGGTCATTCCGCGTGTGGGCTGGGCCGATGGCGATGCATATGTGGCGGAATTGGCCTGCGTGGTGGAGCGTGAGTTTGCCGAACTTGTCGATCCTGTCCATGGAACCGCTCGATTTTGCCTTGCGTTTGCGGATGGTTCGGAGCGCCGTTCTTCTGCTGCCCAAGGCGTGGAGTGGGTGTTCGAAGGTGTTCTGGCCGCACCTCCCGCCGGCCAGGCGGGGGTGAAGACCAAACCGTTATCGGGCAGGATTCAGGCAGGAAGCCCGAGATCGGCAAAGCACCCCGAAACGTGGTGACAACGGCGGTGACGATCAGGGGTTGAACTGGTGCAGGCGAACAAGTAGCGGGAGTGGTCACCGAGGAAGTTCAGGATCCCTGTGCCGGTTGCTTTGGGGGCGTTGGGTCCGGGTTTCCACCCTTGCGATGCCTCCTTCTGTTTCGCGCTGGAGCAGTTCTCGGACCAAGCGGCGGCTGACTCCATAGTGAAGGGCAGCGTCGGTAACCGTCAGACCTTGGTTACGGGCAGCGAAAACGATGACTCTTTGTTCCGGCATACATCATGGTCAGCCGCTCCAGGTGTGACTCAGCGGTGACGCTTAAATCGGCTCCCACAGCATGCCCGTCGACTGACCGCCCAGGAACTAACTAACACCGGCCTTTGGCCTTACCGGGCATGCCGGGCAATTAGACGGTCCTGTCCACCTCTAAGCCCCCCGCTCGCGACCTGCTGCGCCTTCAATCGGAGAGCGGGTTGTTCAATAAATTTGCAGCTTGCCCAAGCGAAGGGGATCACAAGGATGGTTGTGGCAGCAACGAAAGCCCAGTACGGCAATGCTTGGTCAGGAAATGCCAGGGCCAGGCATTGCTGCACGGGCCACGCGTAGATGTACACACCGTATGAGATGTCATATTTGGACCCGACGCTCTGCCAAGGGAGTTTTTGACCGAGCCACAGCATGAGGTAGGCGAACGGTAGGTGAGCGAGTGGCGTCGCAGCTCCCGCCCATATCAAGGCCAAGAGCATTCCGAATGAGATGGCTGCCGTGACATTGCTTAGCCGAACCCGTTGAGCGTAGATGAATAGGAGTGCCCCTGCTGAGAACGAGATGCCCAATGGGATGACACCTGCCAGCATCTGCGGGAGGGCGATAATCTGCACGGCGGCAAGCAGGCGAACCGCGGTCAAGGAGGCGAAGCACGCGATGAGGATCGGACCCAAATGCCTTCTCTTCGCAACAGAAACGAGAATCCCGATCGCGAGGTAACAGAAGAATTCGTATCCGATGGTCCAAAGAGCGCCGTTCCAGGTGTTCGGGAACGGGACGCCGCCTGCAAGGGTATCGGATATCCCAGGCTGGTTGATGAACGGCAGGTAGAGCGGCAAGTTACGAATGGACCAGCTGACCGCGTCGAGAAGTTCATAGCGGCCAGTGGAGCCGAACAGATGAGACAGGGGAGCTATCGCGAAGGCGACTACGAGCAGGCAGACGACGTAGCCGGGAAAGATCCTCAACGTTCGTGCCCGGTAGTAGTCACTGACTCGTTTAGCCCCCACGCGGCTGCGCGTGATGAGGTACCCCGAGATCCCGAAGAATCCAAATACGGCCCACCCTCCCAAGGTTTCACCCCCGACGCGCAATTCGTCGCCGTATCCACCGAGCGCTGTTGAGTGCGAGACAATCACAAGCCACGCGAGTAGTAGTCGTAGTGCGTTCAGAGAATTGTGGCGCGGCTGAAATGTCGTCTGCAAGGACATGAGACCCCCCGAAAAAAGCGCCACCCAGAAGGCGCATTGTTTCCTATCCTAGCGGCGCATAAGGCCGATTACGTTCATTATTGGAACGTGCCTCGATATAGAAAGAGGTGGGTCGCGTTCGACATGACGGGCAG
Proteins encoded in this window:
- a CDS encoding acyltransferase family protein; amino-acid sequence: MSLQTTFQPRHNSLNALRLLLAWLVIVSHSTALGGYGDELRVGGETLGGWAVFGFFGISGYLITRSRVGAKRVSDYYRARTLRIFPGYVVCLLVVAFAIAPLSHLFGSTGRYELLDAVSWSIRNLPLYLPFINQPGISDTLAGGVPFPNTWNGALWTIGYEFFCYLAIGILVSVAKRRHLGPILIACFASLTAVRLLAAVQIIALPQMLAGVIPLGISFSAGALLFIYAQRVRLSNVTAAISFGMLLALIWAGAATPLAHLPFAYLMLWLGQKLPWQSVGSKYDISYGVYIYAWPVQQCLALAFPDQALPYWAFVAATTILVIPFAWASCKFIEQPALRLKAQQVASGGLRGGQDRLIARHAR
- a CDS encoding helix-turn-helix domain-containing protein encodes the protein MPEQRVIVFAARNQGLTVTDAALHYGVSRRLVRELLQRETEGGIARVETRTQRPQSNRHRDPELPR
- a CDS encoding single-stranded DNA-binding protein, which codes for MSESITIRGFVATEITSSTTPGGVATASFRIGSTTRRFDRESRTWGDGHTNWFTVQGYRQLAGTLGCSIRKGQPVIVVGKLKIRTWEKDGRVYHSTIIDADAVGHDLTFGSANFIRTASRPALSLVEQPPAPEDVPGMDQMPDEPEDREDENPEDHGPAAIVVEDNDGGLASLDLETGELAEV
- a CDS encoding DUF6993 domain-containing protein, whose translation is MRPTPYRRQNNRAGAALACAVLASLLSGCVAGPSGNGAATEDSSGGASSPAAAAGPDAKQPTTQATGPAGQGAGASSEPLADTSGGASAAAAAATDTVKRTVTDTLTKLATGMPKPATAQVSDALTGAGIAASALQVSQSRTPTGLEADAIEAAVLEGKDCVIGQVREGAVTVTVLPVLASGKCFVGS